From a region of the Salinispira pacifica genome:
- a CDS encoding pyruvate dehydrogenase complex E1 component subunit beta, with translation MAILAVREALNQALDEEMTRDEAVLVMGEEVAEYNGAYKVTKGLLDKYGPHRVLDTPIAELGFTGVGVGAAQTGLRPVVEWMTLNFSLLALDQVVNNAAKLRHMSGGQLQVPIVFRAPNGPAEYLSSQHSQSFASYYAHVPGLKVVAISTPRNAKGLLKSAIRDNNPVVFLEAEMMYGLKGEVPDEEYTQPLDKAEIAREGSDVTLITFGKVRHMVMDAAKELEKIGVQAEVIDLISLRPIDEDTIYKSVRKTNRAVVIDEAWPLASIGSHVSHLIHTNCFDDLDSQVEFVSSEDVPMPYNHSMELEVQPTVAKIVNAAKKVSYIE, from the coding sequence ATGGCAATTTTAGCAGTACGAGAAGCATTAAATCAGGCCCTGGATGAAGAGATGACCAGGGACGAGGCGGTCCTCGTCATGGGTGAGGAAGTAGCCGAGTACAACGGAGCCTACAAAGTAACCAAGGGGCTATTGGACAAATACGGTCCCCACAGGGTGCTGGATACCCCCATCGCCGAGCTTGGTTTTACCGGTGTTGGAGTGGGTGCCGCCCAGACCGGTCTGAGACCGGTGGTTGAGTGGATGACCCTGAACTTCTCCCTTCTGGCGCTGGATCAGGTGGTGAACAATGCCGCCAAGCTCCGGCACATGTCCGGAGGTCAGCTCCAGGTTCCCATCGTGTTCCGTGCGCCCAACGGCCCTGCGGAATACTTAAGCTCCCAGCACAGCCAGAGTTTTGCATCCTATTACGCCCATGTGCCGGGTCTCAAGGTGGTGGCGATCTCCACGCCCCGGAATGCCAAGGGACTGTTGAAGTCCGCAATCCGGGATAACAACCCTGTTGTGTTTCTGGAAGCGGAAATGATGTACGGGCTCAAGGGCGAAGTTCCCGATGAGGAGTACACCCAGCCCCTGGACAAGGCGGAAATCGCCAGGGAAGGCAGCGACGTGACCCTGATCACCTTCGGGAAGGTGCGCCACATGGTGATGGATGCCGCCAAAGAACTGGAAAAAATCGGTGTTCAGGCTGAGGTGATCGACCTGATCAGTCTGCGCCCCATCGACGAAGACACCATTTACAAGTCTGTACGGAAGACCAACCGGGCGGTGGTGATCGACGAAGCGTGGCCGTTGGCTTCCATCGGTTCTCATGTGAGTCATCTTATCCACACCAACTGTTTTGATGATCTGGACAGCCAGGTTGAGTTCGTATCTTCAGAAGATGTGCCCATGCCCTATAACCACAGCATGGAACTGGAAGTGCAGCCCACGGTGGCGAAGATTGTAAATGCTGCGAAGAAAGTAAGCTATATCGAGTAG
- the pdhA gene encoding pyruvate dehydrogenase (acetyl-transferring) E1 component subunit alpha, with protein sequence MSRVKKYDKQFLLDSLREMLTMRRFEEKAGQMYGLKKIGGFCHLYNGQEAVASGSIRALDLSKDYVLTSYRDHAHAIGCGIEPKKIMAELYGKITGVSRGKGGSMHMFDPEKHMLGGNGIVGAQIPLATGTAFAQAYWHKLGKTKDLGVTLCYFGDGAIHQGAFHESLNLARIWDLPVIYLVENNRFGMGTAVKRVSAVEDFNLKASGYDIEGRILNGMDFLDMYEGITEIIKESRENGKAFLVDVKTYRYKGHSMSDPAKYRTKEELESFKNQDPIHTLMAEMIEAKMLTEDEYKKMDDEVKQLIKDAVDFADKSEEPPLHTMYEDIYAD encoded by the coding sequence ATGAGCAGAGTGAAGAAGTACGACAAGCAGTTTCTCCTTGATTCTTTGAGGGAGATGCTCACCATGCGCCGGTTTGAAGAAAAAGCCGGACAGATGTACGGGCTGAAGAAGATCGGCGGGTTTTGTCATCTGTATAACGGCCAGGAAGCGGTGGCTTCCGGATCGATCCGGGCACTGGATCTGAGCAAGGATTACGTGCTCACCAGCTACCGGGATCACGCCCACGCCATCGGCTGCGGTATTGAGCCCAAGAAGATCATGGCCGAATTGTACGGAAAAATTACCGGCGTGAGCCGGGGTAAGGGCGGCAGCATGCACATGTTCGACCCCGAGAAGCACATGCTTGGAGGGAACGGTATTGTGGGAGCCCAGATTCCCCTTGCAACCGGTACCGCCTTCGCCCAGGCCTATTGGCATAAACTGGGAAAAACCAAGGATCTGGGAGTAACCCTCTGTTATTTCGGAGACGGAGCCATCCATCAGGGTGCCTTCCACGAGAGTCTCAACCTTGCGCGGATCTGGGATCTGCCGGTGATCTATCTGGTGGAAAACAACCGCTTCGGAATGGGTACGGCGGTAAAACGGGTATCTGCTGTGGAAGACTTCAATCTGAAAGCATCCGGTTACGATATTGAGGGCCGCATCCTCAACGGCATGGACTTTCTGGACATGTATGAAGGTATTACCGAAATTATCAAAGAAAGCCGGGAAAACGGCAAGGCCTTCCTGGTGGATGTGAAAACCTACCGCTACAAGGGCCATTCCATGTCCGACCCCGCCAAGTACCGCACCAAAGAAGAACTGGAGTCCTTCAAGAATCAGGATCCCATCCACACCCTCATGGCCGAAATGATTGAGGCGAAAATGCTCACCGAAGATGAATACAAGAAGATGGACGATGAGGTGAAGCAGCTGATTAAGGATGCGGTGGATTTCGCAGACAAGAGCGAAGAACCCCCGCTTCATACCATGTATGAGGACATCTACGCAGACTGA
- a CDS encoding pyridoxamine 5'-phosphate oxidase family protein has protein sequence MDDKQMMNILDRLLEEEKVAMLANVDEDGKPALRWMTPGLVRGQEGRIYAVTSPKFSKVAQLKKNRYVSWMIQKKDLSEILTIRGRVELLDNPSLRSMVMEAIGPKLATFWKLNDDETDVVILETVIKEIEYYVPATGTREQVAIAREESK, from the coding sequence ATGGATGACAAGCAGATGATGAACATCTTGGACCGCCTGCTCGAGGAGGAAAAGGTGGCAATGCTTGCCAATGTAGACGAAGACGGGAAGCCCGCGCTGCGCTGGATGACCCCCGGACTGGTTCGGGGACAGGAAGGGCGCATATACGCAGTTACATCCCCGAAATTTTCCAAAGTTGCACAGCTGAAAAAGAACCGATATGTGTCCTGGATGATCCAGAAGAAGGACCTCAGCGAGATTCTTACGATCCGTGGACGGGTGGAATTGCTGGATAACCCCAGCCTCCGTTCCATGGTGATGGAAGCCATCGGACCCAAACTGGCCACCTTCTGGAAGCTCAACGATGATGAAACCGATGTGGTAATACTTGAAACCGTCATCAAAGAGATTGAATATTATGTTCCCGCCACGGGAACCCGGGAGCAGGTGGCCATCGCACGGGAGGAATCCAAATGA
- a CDS encoding lipoate--protein ligase family protein, which translates to MQQLRMRNVHTVCVDTVDPYTNLSLEEELFASCNWQEGEEFFLLYVNEPAVVFGKHQNPWKECNVQLLGERGIPLLRRISGGGTVYHDQGNINWSFIGPKEGFSQEENLEIIRHIAARFSDLSEADFTIGERGDIFYRELKISGNALTFKGNTALHHGTLLINSDLDSLGSSLRGWEKRFAVRLDGPAVNSNPSAVTNLSAHSRERLGFPEFYAAAVDYLRETGALAGEAQAPGLSESVIRRITEHRSADWTLRRTPDFRIFPVYDWLPDRPHDREGMNREGANQERAKEQPAWLVQKGRVYDPDGSERYDLCSPPELLNDAPGEGPDIKPDTSANTITDESPGKVPHSRVQDAGNVFGLTEFEARLAALSLEAGTD; encoded by the coding sequence ATGCAACAGCTCAGGATGCGGAACGTCCACACGGTATGTGTTGATACGGTTGATCCGTACACCAATCTCAGTCTCGAAGAGGAACTGTTCGCTTCCTGCAACTGGCAGGAGGGGGAGGAGTTCTTTTTGCTTTATGTCAATGAGCCTGCGGTGGTATTCGGCAAGCATCAGAATCCCTGGAAAGAGTGCAACGTGCAGCTTCTCGGGGAACGCGGCATTCCCCTGCTGAGGCGAATCAGCGGCGGCGGGACGGTATACCACGACCAAGGGAATATCAACTGGAGCTTTATCGGTCCCAAGGAAGGCTTTTCCCAGGAGGAGAATCTCGAGATTATCAGACACATTGCGGCACGCTTCTCGGACTTGAGTGAAGCCGATTTCACTATTGGCGAACGGGGCGACATTTTTTACCGGGAACTGAAAATCAGCGGGAACGCCCTCACATTCAAAGGGAACACGGCGCTGCATCACGGTACGCTGCTGATCAATTCCGATCTGGATTCCCTGGGATCTTCCCTGAGAGGCTGGGAAAAACGCTTCGCCGTACGGCTGGACGGCCCGGCGGTGAATTCCAACCCCTCGGCGGTGACCAACCTGTCTGCACACAGCCGGGAACGCCTGGGCTTCCCGGAGTTTTACGCTGCAGCGGTAGATTATCTCCGTGAGACCGGCGCCCTGGCTGGGGAGGCGCAGGCCCCTGGGCTGAGTGAGTCGGTGATCAGGCGGATTACGGAACACCGGTCTGCGGACTGGACGCTCAGGCGCACCCCGGATTTCAGAATCTTTCCGGTGTACGACTGGCTGCCCGACCGGCCGCACGACCGGGAAGGGATGAATCGGGAAGGAGCGAACCAGGAAAGAGCGAAGGAGCAGCCGGCCTGGCTGGTACAAAAAGGGCGTGTGTACGACCCCGACGGCAGCGAACGTTACGATTTGTGTTCACCCCCCGAATTACTGAATGATGCGCCGGGTGAAGGGCCGGATATAAAACCGGATACATCCGCGAATACAATAACGGATGAATCGCCGGGGAAAGTGCCCCATTCCAGGGTGCAAGACGCCGGCAATGTTTTCGGGCTCACGGAGTTTGAAGCACGATTGGCCGCACTATCCCTGGAGGCCGGAACAGATTGA
- a CDS encoding LacI family DNA-binding transcriptional regulator has product MKITIQDIAREAGVSKGTVSKVLNNRAGIGKETRERILSIIKQRGYTPDYSAQALAYSRTRSIGVLIPHRADNSVNGAYWAHMLAVISREAAARDYWIQLLTEAHEGMLGELVDRVISNRKVDGLIISAELLDEQAMERLEGAEIPYVMLGRREGYERWFVDIRNYEAAARMTEHILSAGCRSPAIICGPDSYPHYRSRKAGFLDRLEKSGINGHAVSVSELDELSAAESIRLMLHKNPGIDSLFIAGGGNLLFSSLRALEDEPEPHRRLCVFDDFPYNEFIRGGLTALRQPVDAMGGELIRILLKRLENPLCEPEMSLFPAELVVRGSL; this is encoded by the coding sequence ATGAAAATAACCATCCAGGATATTGCCCGGGAAGCAGGGGTGAGCAAGGGAACGGTGTCCAAGGTGCTCAATAACCGGGCAGGCATCGGAAAGGAAACCAGAGAACGCATTCTGTCCATTATCAAACAGCGGGGGTATACCCCGGATTATTCCGCTCAGGCCCTTGCCTACTCCAGAACCCGGAGCATCGGAGTTCTCATTCCCCACAGAGCGGACAATTCAGTGAATGGTGCATACTGGGCCCACATGCTGGCGGTTATCAGCCGGGAGGCCGCAGCCCGGGATTACTGGATCCAGCTGCTGACTGAAGCACATGAGGGGATGCTGGGTGAGCTGGTTGACAGGGTTATCAGCAACAGGAAGGTTGACGGTCTGATTATTTCAGCAGAGTTGCTGGATGAGCAGGCAATGGAACGGCTTGAAGGCGCTGAAATCCCCTATGTGATGCTGGGACGGAGAGAAGGCTATGAAAGATGGTTTGTTGATATCCGGAACTATGAAGCCGCAGCCCGGATGACGGAGCACATTCTCTCCGCCGGCTGCAGATCTCCGGCGATAATCTGCGGTCCGGATTCGTATCCCCATTACCGCTCCCGGAAAGCAGGTTTTCTTGACCGGCTTGAGAAATCCGGAATAAACGGCCATGCCGTTTCCGTTTCCGAACTGGATGAGCTCAGCGCCGCCGAAAGCATCCGCCTCATGCTTCATAAGAATCCCGGCATAGATTCCCTGTTTATTGCAGGCGGGGGGAATCTGCTGTTCAGCAGCCTGAGAGCCCTGGAGGACGAGCCTGAACCGCATAGAAGGCTCTGCGTGTTTGACGATTTTCCCTATAACGAATTTATCCGCGGGGGTCTTACCGCATTGCGTCAGCCGGTGGATGCCATGGGTGGAGAGCTGATCCGGATTCTGCTGAAGCGCTTGGAGAACCCCCTCTGTGAACCCGAAATGTCCCTGTTTCCTGCGGAACTTGTGGTGCGGGGCAGTCTCTAG
- a CDS encoding AGE family epimerase/isomerase: protein MNSILSNAPETELREEIRQICRSQVLTHILPFWLSAARSDGSIPPRVDPAGISHPDASRGLVMISRLLWTFSRLNTILNEAPDQKSPEGTALFSGLLESAEQIRNIMRWAKETLTSGFRDGEHEGFFWTITPEGRPDQSHKQMYGQAFALYGMSEYLKAEDDPEVLELCHRTFDLIHNRGQDAEYRGYWDACSRDWTPQEDVSLSDADIPCAKSMNTHLHILEAFSCYAQMLRMRGSFSGGSSTRDSRSGTVTHALEELVSLHLQKITHRDSGHLQLYFTRDWKAIGAPNSFGHDIEAFWLIREAMEILPSELDPNPISPGPEQLFTAAVQGLRSFEAQLPDAARRLELSCMINETHEGTEDSSRIWWVQAEAAAGLGEAWRMHKERSTLEQLWRIINFIEHVQTSALGEWHWRTDEYNQPDTSRDMAGMWKTPYHNVRAMLEVLHRI from the coding sequence ATGAACAGCATCCTTTCAAACGCCCCGGAAACCGAACTCAGAGAAGAGATCAGACAAATCTGCCGAAGCCAGGTTCTTACACATATTCTGCCTTTCTGGCTCTCCGCAGCCCGGAGCGACGGAAGCATTCCTCCCCGGGTTGACCCCGCCGGGATATCTCACCCGGATGCGTCGAGAGGATTGGTGATGATATCCAGGCTGCTGTGGACATTCTCCCGGCTCAACACCATTCTGAATGAAGCGCCGGATCAAAAATCGCCCGAAGGAACTGCTCTTTTTTCGGGGCTGCTGGAATCTGCAGAACAAATTCGCAATATCATGAGATGGGCGAAGGAAACTCTCACATCGGGTTTCCGGGATGGAGAGCATGAGGGCTTTTTCTGGACCATTACCCCCGAGGGAAGGCCGGATCAGAGTCACAAGCAGATGTACGGTCAGGCGTTTGCTCTTTACGGTATGAGCGAATATCTGAAAGCAGAGGACGATCCAGAAGTGCTGGAACTGTGCCATCGAACCTTCGATCTCATTCACAACAGGGGTCAGGATGCGGAATACCGGGGATACTGGGACGCCTGCAGCCGGGACTGGACTCCCCAGGAGGATGTCTCCCTCTCCGATGCGGATATTCCCTGTGCGAAATCAATGAACACCCACCTCCACATCCTTGAAGCATTCAGCTGCTATGCACAGATGCTCCGGATGCGCGGCAGCTTCAGTGGAGGGAGCAGTACCCGGGATTCCCGGTCCGGAACCGTCACTCATGCCCTGGAGGAGCTTGTATCTCTTCACCTGCAGAAAATTACCCACCGGGACAGCGGACATCTTCAGCTGTATTTCACCCGGGACTGGAAGGCAATTGGGGCACCCAACTCTTTCGGCCATGACATTGAAGCGTTCTGGCTCATACGGGAAGCCATGGAAATTCTCCCGTCCGAATTAGACCCCAATCCTATCTCACCGGGCCCGGAGCAGCTGTTCACCGCCGCCGTTCAGGGACTGCGATCATTTGAAGCACAACTTCCTGATGCAGCCCGAAGGCTGGAATTGAGCTGCATGATCAACGAAACCCATGAAGGTACAGAGGATTCATCCAGAATATGGTGGGTACAGGCGGAAGCGGCCGCAGGTCTTGGAGAAGCCTGGCGTATGCATAAAGAGAGAAGTACTCTTGAACAACTGTGGCGGATCATCAATTTTATCGAACATGTTCAGACCTCCGCCCTGGGAGAGTGGCATTGGCGTACCGATGAGTACAATCAGCCCGATACGAGCCGGGACATGGCCGGAATGTGGAAGACCCCGTATCATAATGTCCGGGCAATGCTCGAAGTTCTTCATAGAATTTAA
- a CDS encoding RnfABCDGE type electron transport complex subunit D encodes MFQKQQIMRKVLYSLIPIFLYSIYLYGWRVIAVTAVVFGVGILSEFIMEKARNKKVSEAVLVTSALLAMSFPPAVPLWVAAVASVFSVVMGKGVYGGFGRNVFNPAITGRIFTYISFPLLMQTTWMIPGVFGTLGINGQTQGSALIEAVFMILIVAAAYLIITRNYEKKGLVKITIFGSIAVTIALYVITSYAGVLQPEVDAVSTVTPLEIYRGLDSENLPESAEYINDNTLGNLFFGRRVGSIGESAIFLIIIAAIYLMWTKTANWRMILMTLLSAAVLTTIFYYAGFIADLSGGALMNPAGKTLLEQIVDITKFLFSGSLFYVAVFMSTDPVSGPNKPLAQFLYGIIIGSVTIVIRVFSGFPEGTSFGILMGNTFANLLDEISPKPKKKAKKSTAKKQTASNKPASEGAKA; translated from the coding sequence GTGTTTCAGAAACAACAGATAATGAGGAAGGTATTATACTCCCTCATACCTATTTTCCTGTACTCCATCTATCTGTATGGATGGCGGGTGATAGCAGTAACGGCGGTAGTTTTCGGCGTGGGAATTCTTTCGGAATTCATCATGGAGAAAGCGCGGAATAAAAAAGTCAGCGAAGCCGTACTTGTCACATCAGCCCTGCTGGCCATGTCATTTCCTCCTGCGGTCCCCCTGTGGGTTGCGGCGGTAGCATCGGTGTTTTCTGTGGTGATGGGAAAGGGCGTATACGGCGGTTTCGGACGAAACGTGTTCAATCCGGCCATAACAGGCCGTATTTTTACATACATCTCATTCCCGCTTCTCATGCAGACCACATGGATGATCCCGGGCGTCTTCGGAACCCTGGGCATCAACGGTCAGACCCAGGGAAGCGCATTGATCGAAGCGGTGTTCATGATCCTCATCGTAGCCGCAGCATATCTGATTATTACCCGGAATTATGAGAAAAAAGGCCTGGTGAAAATCACCATCTTCGGTTCTATCGCAGTAACCATTGCCCTCTATGTAATTACCTCCTACGCCGGAGTGCTTCAGCCGGAAGTTGATGCAGTGAGTACGGTAACTCCCCTTGAGATTTACCGTGGACTGGATTCGGAAAATCTTCCGGAGTCCGCAGAGTATATCAATGATAACACCCTTGGGAATCTGTTTTTCGGACGTCGGGTGGGCTCAATCGGTGAGAGTGCAATTTTCCTGATTATCATTGCAGCTATCTACCTTATGTGGACCAAAACCGCCAACTGGCGGATGATACTCATGACGCTGCTGTCCGCAGCCGTACTGACCACCATTTTCTACTATGCAGGATTTATCGCCGATCTGAGCGGCGGGGCGTTAATGAACCCCGCAGGGAAGACGCTCCTGGAACAGATCGTGGATATTACCAAGTTCCTGTTCTCCGGATCTCTTTTCTACGTGGCGGTGTTCATGTCCACCGACCCTGTTTCCGGACCCAACAAGCCTCTGGCTCAGTTTCTCTACGGAATTATTATCGGCTCGGTAACCATTGTTATCAGGGTGTTCAGCGGATTCCCCGAAGGTACCAGCTTCGGTATTCTCATGGGCAACACCTTCGCCAACCTGCTGGATGAGATATCTCCCAAACCGAAGAAAAAGGCCAAGAAATCGACGGCCAAAAAGCAGACGGCATCTAACAAGCCCGCATCAGAGGGGGCCAAAGCATGA
- a CDS encoding FMN-binding protein → MNKNSLIYTIIFSFIVTFAFVFLLALANEGTKDIVEQNQRLEANRAVLSALGIDFNPADRNEVFSRFEEVNELTSEEGLTYYRANVEGETVYALQTNGAGLWGNIELVIGFNEDVTRFKGLEVIDQNETPGLGGRITEDWYSSQFVNQAIPQDVASGNDKLALASGDGRGDDNKDDAKVDAITGATRTSESMQTIVSRAAAEMNSILGGM, encoded by the coding sequence ATGAACAAGAACAGCCTAATTTACACAATCATTTTCAGCTTTATCGTAACCTTCGCCTTTGTATTTCTGCTGGCACTGGCGAATGAGGGCACCAAGGATATTGTGGAGCAGAATCAGCGGCTTGAAGCAAACCGTGCGGTGCTCAGCGCCCTGGGAATCGACTTCAATCCCGCGGACAGGAACGAGGTGTTCAGCAGGTTCGAGGAAGTCAACGAACTGACCAGTGAAGAGGGCCTCACCTATTACCGTGCAAACGTGGAAGGAGAGACGGTGTACGCCCTCCAGACCAACGGCGCGGGTCTGTGGGGAAACATCGAACTGGTGATCGGGTTTAATGAGGATGTTACCCGCTTCAAAGGTCTTGAAGTGATCGATCAGAATGAAACACCCGGCCTGGGCGGACGGATCACCGAGGACTGGTATTCCTCACAGTTTGTAAACCAGGCCATTCCCCAGGACGTGGCCTCCGGTAATGATAAACTCGCTCTTGCATCAGGTGACGGCAGAGGCGACGACAATAAAGACGATGCCAAGGTGGATGCCATTACCGGTGCGACCAGAACATCCGAGTCCATGCAGACGATTGTCTCCCGGGCGGCAGCAGAAATGAACTCAATATTGGGAGGTATGTAA
- a CDS encoding NADH:ubiquinone reductase (Na(+)-transporting) subunit D — MGQAKDVLKNNIWDNNPILIQILGICSTLAVTNLLTNTAIMTIGVTLVTAFSSFTISIIKKLIPRKVRMIVQTLIIAFYVIIVDLLLKAFSPEISKNLGPYVGLIITNCIIMGRAEAFAQSNPPLISFWDGFTTGLGYMSVLMLIAFVRELLGFGTLFGFRVLPLAFTSGGYNWTIMVMAPSAFFLVGILLWIAKSIMLKGEAQGGN, encoded by the coding sequence ATGGGTCAGGCCAAAGATGTACTGAAAAACAACATCTGGGACAACAATCCCATCCTTATTCAGATTCTGGGGATTTGTTCCACTCTGGCGGTTACCAACCTGTTGACCAACACCGCCATTATGACAATCGGAGTAACGCTGGTAACGGCGTTTTCCAGTTTTACCATATCTATCATCAAGAAATTAATTCCCCGCAAGGTGCGGATGATTGTACAGACACTGATCATTGCTTTTTATGTGATTATCGTGGATCTGCTGCTCAAGGCTTTCAGTCCTGAGATCAGCAAGAATCTCGGCCCCTATGTGGGTCTGATCATCACCAACTGTATTATCATGGGACGGGCGGAAGCCTTCGCCCAGAGCAATCCGCCCCTCATTTCCTTCTGGGACGGGTTCACCACAGGACTGGGCTATATGTCGGTTCTCATGCTCATCGCATTTGTACGGGAGCTGCTGGGATTCGGTACGCTTTTCGGCTTCCGGGTACTTCCCCTTGCGTTTACCTCAGGCGGATACAACTGGACCATCATGGTGATGGCCCCCAGCGCCTTCTTCCTGGTGGGAATACTCTTATGGATAGCCAAATCGATTATGCTCAAGGGCGAAGCCCAGGGAGGTAACTAA
- a CDS encoding NADH:ubiquinone reductase (Na(+)-transporting) subunit E: protein MSEVLNPFSLFFASIFTSNILLANFLGMCSFISISKDLKSSNGLGMAVTLVLVITAGVNWAVLNFILEPLGLVYLRFIVFIIVIAAVVQILEMVIDRLSPALYMNLGIFLPLITVNCAILGVSLFMEIREYTFTQSLIYGLGSGLGWWLAILALAAIRKKTDKAPVPAGLQGPGITMITIGFMAMAFIGFSGMLQVQ, encoded by the coding sequence ATGAGTGAAGTATTGAATCCTTTTTCCCTGTTTTTTGCATCAATTTTTACATCCAACATTCTGCTGGCCAACTTTCTGGGGATGTGTTCGTTTATCTCCATTTCCAAGGACCTGAAAAGTTCCAACGGTCTGGGAATGGCGGTTACCCTGGTGCTTGTGATCACCGCAGGAGTGAACTGGGCGGTTCTGAACTTCATTCTTGAACCCCTGGGGCTTGTGTACCTCCGCTTTATCGTATTTATTATCGTTATTGCGGCGGTGGTTCAGATCCTTGAAATGGTGATTGACCGTTTAAGCCCCGCACTTTACATGAATCTGGGGATCTTTCTTCCCCTGATCACCGTAAACTGTGCAATCCTGGGTGTGAGCCTTTTTATGGAAATCCGGGAATACACATTCACCCAGAGCCTCATATACGGCCTGGGAAGCGGTCTGGGCTGGTGGCTGGCCATTCTGGCCCTTGCGGCCATCAGGAAGAAAACCGATAAGGCCCCGGTTCCCGCGGGACTCCAGGGTCCGGGAATTACCATGATCACCATCGGCTTTATGGCCATGGCGTTTATCGGATTCTCGGGCATGCTTCAGGTACAGTAA
- a CDS encoding NADH:ubiquinone reductase (Na(+)-transporting) subunit F, with product MATMLLAPVAIGAVSAFLGALISITDKIVNNYGEVQIDINNGKKDVEVKGGSPLLLSLAEQDIFVPSACGGRGSCGACKVKVTSDVGPHLPTETPYLTKEEIADNVRLSCQVKVKQDLSIEIPESLFNIKKVKTTIEKITDVTHDIKEVLVKLPEGTDLQYEAGQYGQFEAPKYGKVKEATQRAYSFSSDPQDKEHLEFLIRLVPGGIVTTYVHEYLKEGDSINIVAPVGDFKVQKTDAPMICVAGGSGMAPFKSIFNQMIHDGSIETREVWYFFGARTTKDIFYMDWLKELEEKYPKFHFIPALSEPQEGDGWTGETGLITDVMDKYLKSDELKDAEKEGYLCGSPGMLDACMVVMRDNDMQEERIYFDKFA from the coding sequence ATGGCAACTATGTTACTTGCACCCGTGGCCATCGGCGCAGTGAGCGCCTTTCTGGGTGCGCTGATTTCCATCACCGATAAGATCGTTAACAACTACGGTGAAGTGCAGATCGACATCAACAACGGAAAAAAAGATGTGGAGGTAAAGGGCGGAAGTCCTCTGCTTCTCAGCCTGGCGGAACAGGATATATTCGTACCCTCCGCCTGCGGAGGCCGGGGAAGCTGCGGAGCCTGTAAGGTGAAGGTCACCAGCGATGTGGGCCCCCACCTTCCCACGGAAACCCCCTACCTCACCAAGGAAGAAATTGCGGATAATGTACGCCTCTCCTGCCAGGTAAAGGTAAAACAGGATCTCTCCATTGAGATCCCCGAAAGCCTCTTCAACATTAAAAAGGTGAAGACCACAATTGAGAAGATTACCGATGTCACCCATGACATTAAGGAAGTGCTGGTAAAACTCCCCGAAGGAACGGATCTTCAATACGAGGCCGGACAATACGGTCAGTTTGAGGCTCCCAAATACGGAAAGGTAAAAGAAGCCACTCAGCGGGCATATTCCTTTTCCTCGGACCCACAGGATAAAGAACATCTTGAGTTTCTTATCCGTCTGGTGCCCGGCGGTATTGTCACAACCTATGTGCATGAATACCTGAAAGAGGGTGACAGCATCAATATTGTAGCCCCTGTGGGGGACTTCAAGGTGCAGAAAACCGATGCTCCCATGATCTGTGTTGCCGGCGGTTCGGGAATGGCGCCTTTCAAGTCCATTTTCAACCAGATGATCCATGACGGCAGCATAGAAACTCGGGAAGTGTGGTACTTCTTCGGAGCCAGAACCACCAAGGATATTTTTTACATGGACTGGCTCAAGGAACTGGAAGAGAAGTATCCCAAGTTTCACTTCATTCCCGCCCTCTCCGAACCTCAGGAGGGTGACGGTTGGACCGGGGAAACCGGCCTGATTACCGACGTGATGGATAAATACCTGAAGTCCGATGAACTGAAGGATGCCGAAAAAGAAGGGTATTTATGCGGAAGTCCCGGCATGCTTGATGCCTGTATGGTGGTTATGCGGGATAACGACATGCAGGAAGAGCGCATATATTTCGATAAATTCGCATAA